The proteins below come from a single Saccharophagus degradans 2-40 genomic window:
- a CDS encoding type II secretion system protein, whose amino-acid sequence MMLSIQSPPRANQHGFTLLEMAVVMVILGLLLGGLLGPLASQRESKNLNTVNQQLLEIHDALLGYAAVNGFLPCPSRANSSGLEARNGAGRCQQEHGFVPIRTLGLQGPVDSNTRLLDPWLVPIRYSLTSVGTWEYARGVQLNGSASNYRVCGQSVCSEVLADNVVAVIFSLGENGNLTTTSVDELENTDGDDTFVSRVKSEASGSEFNDTLRWLSPNILMHQLVKAGRL is encoded by the coding sequence ATGATGTTGTCTATCCAATCACCCCCTAGGGCGAATCAACACGGCTTTACGTTGTTAGAAATGGCTGTGGTGATGGTTATATTAGGTTTATTACTTGGTGGTTTATTGGGGCCGCTCGCATCGCAACGTGAGAGCAAAAATTTAAACACAGTGAATCAGCAATTATTAGAAATACACGATGCACTTCTTGGTTATGCTGCCGTAAATGGCTTTTTACCTTGCCCCTCGCGTGCAAACTCCTCTGGATTGGAAGCGCGTAACGGCGCAGGACGGTGTCAACAGGAACATGGGTTTGTACCTATTCGTACGCTTGGCCTGCAAGGTCCTGTCGATTCCAACACTAGGTTGTTAGACCCTTGGCTGGTGCCTATTCGCTATAGCTTAACTTCTGTGGGTACATGGGAGTATGCGCGCGGCGTGCAATTAAATGGTAGTGCTAGTAATTATCGGGTGTGCGGACAGTCAGTGTGTAGTGAGGTATTGGCAGATAACGTAGTGGCGGTGATTTTTTCTTTGGGTGAAAACGGTAATTTAACAACCACCTCCGTAGATGAACTCGAAAATACAGATGGCGACGACACTTTTGTAAGTCGTGTAAAAAGCGAGGCGAGCGGTTCTGAATTTAATGATACCTTGCGTTGGCTTTCTCCAAACATATTAATGCATCAACTTGTCAAAGCAGGGCGCCTCTAG
- a CDS encoding prepilin-type N-terminal cleavage/methylation domain-containing protein yields the protein MLNNQMNRQSGFTLVEIAIVLVIIGLLLGGVLKGTELIENSKVKKAANELNGISAAYNSYIDRYSRVPGDDGNLAALQARGGPWASVTSAGNNNGALQVSLGQTFNGGGENMEFWQHLKASGYIKGNPADAGQSALPRNAFGGLIGITTQSMGGGLNGVKVCLGQVPGKSAAALDNQLDDGLGQSGSIRATLGNAGTNTNPAAAALAAEYNEGNEYTVCAKI from the coding sequence ATGTTAAACAATCAAATGAACAGGCAGTCGGGCTTTACGCTTGTAGAAATCGCCATAGTGCTTGTGATTATTGGCTTGCTGCTTGGTGGTGTGCTTAAGGGTACTGAGCTAATTGAAAACTCAAAAGTTAAGAAAGCGGCCAATGAATTAAACGGTATATCTGCTGCGTATAATTCGTATATAGATCGCTACTCCCGAGTCCCGGGTGACGACGGTAACTTAGCTGCTTTGCAAGCGCGTGGTGGCCCTTGGGCTAGTGTGACTAGCGCGGGTAATAATAATGGCGCACTACAGGTTAGTTTAGGCCAAACCTTTAACGGTGGTGGCGAAAATATGGAGTTTTGGCAACATTTAAAGGCGTCAGGCTACATTAAAGGTAACCCTGCTGACGCGGGTCAATCAGCACTGCCAAGAAATGCATTTGGCGGGTTAATCGGTATTACAACTCAGTCGATGGGGGGCGGTTTAAATGGAGTTAAGGTTTGCCTAGGGCAGGTGCCTGGTAAATCTGCTGCCGCACTGGATAATCAGTTGGATGATGGCTTGGGGCAGTCTGGTAGCATTCGCGCAACGCTAGGTAATGCAGGTACTAACACAAACCCAGCTGCTGCAGCCTTAGCCGCAGAGTATAACGAGGGTAACGAATACACTGTTTGCGCTAAAATTTAA